A portion of the Gammaproteobacteria bacterium genome contains these proteins:
- the aceF gene encoding dihydrolipoyllysine-residue acetyltransferase, which translates to MSKQILVPNIGDFSDVEVIEILVAPGDTVKAEDSLISVESDKASMEIPSPETGTVKELKIKVGDKVSEGSLILLLEPGAGGATAAAAPAKTVKEAPAAAPAPSSPPVTTKPAAPAAAPVRAAPSPAAPVATPGRFDEAGFARAYASPGVRKFARELGVDLGRVGGSGRKGRITQDDVKAFVKQVMTQGLPAAGGLQVAPLPAIDFAKWGEVETRPLTKINKLTGQFLHRNWVTIPHVTQFDEADITDMEALRKAMAAEHKARDIRITPLVFLMKAIVKALQEYPRFNSSLDAGGENLVFKKYFNVGIAVDTPDGLVVPVVQNVDRKSLVDLAVELGEISARARDKKLKPADMQGGSITISSLGGIGGTKFTPIVNAPEVAILGVSRSKMQPVWNGKEFVPRLMLPLALSYDHRVIDGADGARFTTFLCGVLADPKTLA; encoded by the coding sequence ATGAGCAAGCAGATTCTGGTTCCGAATATCGGTGATTTCTCCGATGTCGAGGTCATCGAGATCCTGGTCGCCCCGGGTGATACGGTCAAGGCCGAGGATTCGCTGATCTCGGTCGAGTCCGACAAGGCATCGATGGAGATCCCGTCACCGGAGACCGGCACCGTCAAGGAGCTCAAGATCAAGGTCGGTGACAAGGTCTCGGAAGGCAGTCTGATCCTGCTGCTCGAGCCCGGCGCCGGTGGCGCCACCGCCGCGGCGGCCCCGGCCAAGACAGTGAAAGAGGCCCCGGCCGCCGCGCCCGCTCCATCGTCACCGCCCGTCACGACAAAGCCGGCCGCGCCCGCCGCGGCGCCGGTACGGGCCGCGCCATCACCGGCAGCGCCGGTGGCGACGCCGGGCCGGTTCGACGAGGCCGGATTCGCCCGGGCCTATGCCAGCCCCGGCGTACGCAAGTTCGCCCGCGAGCTCGGTGTCGATCTCGGCCGGGTCGGCGGTTCCGGACGCAAGGGCCGGATCACCCAGGACGACGTCAAGGCCTTCGTCAAACAGGTCATGACCCAGGGCCTGCCGGCGGCCGGCGGTCTGCAGGTCGCGCCGCTGCCCGCGATCGATTTTGCCAAATGGGGTGAGGTCGAGACCCGGCCGCTGACCAAGATCAACAAACTGACCGGCCAGTTCCTGCACCGCAACTGGGTCACGATCCCGCACGTGACACAGTTCGACGAGGCCGATATCACCGACATGGAGGCGCTGCGCAAGGCGATGGCGGCCGAGCACAAGGCCAGGGACATCCGGATCACGCCGCTGGTGTTCCTGATGAAGGCAATCGTCAAGGCGCTGCAGGAATACCCGCGCTTCAATTCGTCGCTGGATGCCGGCGGTGAGAACCTGGTGTTCAAGAAATATTTCAATGTCGGGATCGCGGTCGACACGCCGGACGGGCTGGTCGTGCCGGTGGTGCAGAACGTCGACCGGAAAAGCCTGGTCGACCTCGCGGTCGAACTCGGCGAGATCAGTGCCAGGGCGCGCGACAAGAAGCTGAAACCCGCGGACATGCAGGGCGGCTCCATCACGATCTCCAGTCTCGGCGGCATCGGCGGCACCAAGTTCACGCCGATCGTCAATGCGCCGGAAGTGGCGATCCTCGGCGTGTCGCGCTCGAAGATGCAGCCGGTGTGGAACGGCAAGGAATTCGTGCCGCGGCTGATGTTGCCGCTGGCGCTGTCCTATGACCACCGGGTCATCGACGGTGCGGACGGCGCGCGGTTCACGACCTTTCTGTGCGGCGTGCTGGCCGACCCGAAGACCCTGGCGTAA